CGGGAAAGACTGGAGTCCGAGGAAAGTTGCCCTCAGTATAGAGAAGTTGCTGAATGATGTACTGAACGGGCGTGAAATGCTTGTGCAGCTCACCGATATTCGTACCAAAGACAATGCACAGTATGTTCATGCGATGAATGTATGTTTGTTGTCTTCGGTCATCGGACTGAATATGGGACTCAATTATAACCAACTGAAGGACCTTGCTGTGGGGGCATTATTGCATGATATTGGCAAAGTGGGGGAACCTCCTGGCAGTGGCTCTGCTGCAAATTCTTCGCTGCACCATACATGGCGTGGATTCGAAGTGATTAAGAACAAACGGGAGTTCAGTCTGTTGGTCGCCCATACGGCCCTGCAACATCATGAGCATGTAGATGGTACAGGCATGCCGAGAGGGATCAAGGGGAGTGACATTCATCTGTTTGCGAGAATCGTTAGTGTGGCTAATATCTATGATAATCTCATTAATGGTTTATCCAAGGACAGTTTGATGCCACATGAGGCCTGTGAAGAGATGATGGCGTTGTCTGGTACAAAGCTGGATCGGGACATTCTGATTGAGTTCAACAAGAGTGTATCCGTGTATCCCAATGGTACAGCGGTAAGACTGTCTACCAAAGAGACTGGAGTCATTGTGCGTCAACATCGGGGATTGCCCGGCAGACCTGTAATCAGGGTGGCGCGCGGAAGTACGCGTTATTCTCTGGATGTGGTTGAAATCGATCTTGCTCAGCATACAACCGTTTTCATTGAAGCTGTCATGACGTAGCTTGTGTGCGGTTCAACTGGAAAATCCGTTTGCTCAAGGCGTGCGGAAATGCTATGATACTTTCAGGAAATCCGCTCTGTGTCAGGTTTACAACTTATGTGTCGAACATCATGAAGTGACACAGATTATCAGGCTTTTTAGAATGCATACAGAGGTGTCTAAGAGATGGATATTGTTATACCGATTATTACATTGATTGTTGGTCTGGTCGGGGGATTTTTCATCGGGGTGTTCTACTTGCGTAAACAACTTGAGAAAATGCAAAGCAATCCGGACATGCTTCAGAAAATGGCGAAGCAAATGGGCTACAACCTGAATGGCAAGCAAATGCAGCGTGCCCAGCAGATGATGAAGAATCAGCAGCCAGGAGCGAAAATGCCTCAGCCGCAACAGCATCCTGCGCGTAAAAGTTCGGGCCGCCGAAAATAATAGCAGTGAATAACTGCTTAAAGTGTGTGTTCAAAAAGTTGGGTCGTACTTTTTGAACAACCTCTTAAAGTATTTGGTTCGAAAGGAGGCGTTTGGCAGTGGCTGGCGTTAAAGATTATTTGAATTCAAAAGTATCCGACAACCGGGAGAAGATCGAGTATCATGTAGAGCAGATCCTGAAATTGATCGGAGAAGATAGTACACGTGAAGGGCTGCTTGAAACGCCTGCACGTGTGACCCGAATGTATGAAGAAATTTTTGGCGGATATGAAGTAGACCCGCGCGATGTGCTCGGTGTAACGTTTGACGAGAATCATGAAGAACTGGTTATCGTCAAGGATATTGTCTACTACAGTCAGTGTGAGCACCACATGGCGCCGTTTTTCGGCAAGGTACACATTGGGTATATACCAAGCGGCAAGATCGTTGGTCTGAGCAAAATGGCTCGTCTGGTCGAAGCAGTAACACGTCGCCTGCAAGTTCAGGAACGTATTACTTCACAGATCGCTGACATTCTGACAGAGGCCGTTGAACCTCATGGAGTTATGGTCGTTGTGGAAGGCGAGCACTTGTGCATGTGTTCCCGCGGCGTGAAGAAACCGGGAAGCAAGACGGTAACGTCTGCTGTACGTGGTTCTTTCCGTGAGAATCCGGCACAACGTGCGGAGTTCTTGTCTTTGATGAAAGATTAAGATCAGGTATGTCCACTCGCTGGACAAGCCTGATGAGTAAGTTCCTTTGGTTTTGGAAGCAGCAGTTTCTAAGCCATAGGATGTGATATAAATAAGCCGTGTTCCCTGGGAACCGGCTTATTTATATATGCGTTGTCATTCCTATATACTGGATACATATGAATTCGTTAAGCCGGAGGTAATGGAACGATGAGTGTACCTTCCCATTCAGATCAACCGGTTCAGCCGGAAAAGGGACTACAGGCAGATCAGCAGGCTTCAATGCGTCTGCAAATCTGGGAGACACCACTCATGCGACAAGGTAGCAGTGTACTCGAAGCTTTTGCTTGGGAAGAAGTTATGTGCAGGCGGGTTGGGGCAGGGCATCTACCAGTTGCACATATATGGAGACACCCAGATGCCTTTGTAGCGGGTCTGCGTGACCGCAGGTTGCCACAGGCTGTAGAAGCGATGGAACAGATTAGAAGCCAAGGGACAGCGGTCTGTGTTCGGCCTTCCGGTGGAGCGGCAGTACCCTTGAACCCAGGGGTAGTTAATGTGTCGCTGATTCTGCCTAATCCCGGACATGCCATCAATATTCATGATGATTTCCGGGAGATGGCTTCGATTATTGCGGAGTCGCTAAAGCCGTGGTCGAATCAGGCGCAAACTGGCGAGGTTCAGGGTGCTTTTTGCCCGGGAGATTATGATGTCAGTGTAGGTGGATTGAAATTCTGTGGTATTGCCCAGCGCAGGCAGGCAAAGGCGTATATCATTACGGCTTTTATCATCGTGGACGGTCAGGGTGATCAATTGGCAGCAGATGTGCGACAATTCTATCAGCATGCAGCAGGCGGGGCGAGTGAAGGATATCCCGATGTTCAGCCTGGCACGATGGCAAGTCTGAACGAATTGGCAGGTGTACCTTCAGCTGCGGCATATACTGCGGCTTTGGTTCGAACACTGCGCGATCGCTATCCACAGGCGGAGACCAGCAGGGTGCTTAGCGTTGGCTCTGAAGAAGTACGCCTGATAGCTGAGCAGATGAAGCTACGTTACGATTAACACTTTTTACTAGGGCTTGGAATTGGTTAATAGAGATGATATGATGTGATTTCGGAAGGAGAGTGTTAGGATGGACACATTGAGATATACGTATTTATATGAGGTTGTATCAACAGGCGAAAAATCCGAGTTCAGCCAAATGGCAACAAGCAAGGAAGAGGCTGCTGCACTGATCGTTGCACGTATAGCCGATCTGGAGTTTACAGATGAGTCTGATATCAAGCTGGGCGATCTGATCTCCATTAGCAAACAGGTTGGCGACAACTATGTGGCTTGCGAGGGCTGTGCTTCTTAAGTGAACATTTAGAAATAGGAAGTCTCTCAAAATACAAGCAAGTCTCTTTTTACAGGAGGCTTGCTTTTTTGTATACACCAAAAGAGATATCGTTCAGTCATTCGGCTGGAGATATCTCTTTTTTTCTCTAAACCATCTAACCCCAAGCTTAATAAGGCGGCCACAACAACTTGCGTGCCGTTTCGTAACGCTCGGCCACAGCGGGCCAGTAGACAACGTTCCACCAATCCTCGATATACTTTTTGCGTTCATTCTGATGTTTCAGATAGTAGGCATGTTCCCACACATCCAGTGGCAGGAGTGGTACGATATCGGACTGGGACAGGTTCTGGTGTTTTTCCGCCTGCAAAATCTCCAAACGATGTGCTCTCGGGCTCCAGACAAGCATCGCCCAGCCACTGCCTTCCACCTTGTTCGCGGCTTCTGTGAATTGATTCTTAAACGCTTCATAACTCCCGAAATCTCGCTTGATCTGCTCTGCGAGCATACCGGAAGGTTTGCCGCCGCCAGCAGGGTTCATAATTGTCCAGAAGATCGTATGCAGGTAGTGGCCTGCCCCGTTGAAGGCAAGTTCACGTTCCCAATGTTTGATGAGTTCAAAGTTATTCTTTTTTCGCGATTCCGCCAGCTTCTTCTCTGCTACATTTAGTCCATCCACATAAGATTGATGGTGTTTGTCATGATGGATACGCATCGTCAGCTCATCAATATGTGGCTCCAGCGCATTGTACGCATAGGGGAGAGGAGGCAGTGTGTGTCCTCCGATGGGAACCGGCTTCTCTTTTACGGGAGGTGCTGTAGAGCTGGGTGTGGCTTGTGTTGTTCCGGTAGAAGGTGGTTGAATGGTTGCGGATTGGATATGAGCTGAACCGGCAGGTGCATTTACATTTCCCTCTGGAGAAGTTGGGGCTTCTGAAGCTTGGCGATGGATGCTTCCTGGCCCTGACGTATGCAGCGCATTTTCCAGAAAAAGTGACGGTTCCGAATCCGTTTCACGCAAGATGCCAGGTTGGCCAAGCGTATCCAATACGCCCAGAAAATACTCCGACTCGCGGATAAAATGCAGAATGAGTACTTTGGCAAGCGGAACAGCTTGCACAGCAGCACTTTGCTCCAGAAGAACATACAGCTGTTTGATGAACTCTCTCGATTGCTGCCGAGCTGCCAAAACAAGTTGATCGATACAACGAACCATGTAGGGAGCAGGTGGATGGGTTGCGGGCAATAGTTGTTTTAAAAGCTGATTGGCTACTCGCTCACTGTTTGCAAAGGTAACCTCCCATTCCTCCAGTAGCTTGACGTATGGGGGCTCCAGATCAGGAACCAGGGCACGAATGACGAGTGTATGTTCTTTCTCCTGCTCTTTCCAGAAACGGATTTCCTCCAATGTCCGCAGAGGCAGCAGGTGACCATATTCATACCAGTTCATCTATGTTGAACCTCCTTCAGATGAAATACATTGCATGCAGACCGTCTGTTCATGCGTCCCAAGAGTATATTCCGCGAGCTTGTTGTCCTATGAGTGCAAAAAAAAGAGCCCCTGAGGGCTCTGGAATCAACGAAAAGTTCGGTGATTGAAATTTGGTTATTCTCCATTATTCGTGTTTTGCACATCGTCACTGCTTGTTTTCGTTACATGACTCAGGAAAGTTGAGACACGGCGCAGATATTCCTTTGGATGCTCCCGGAAGATCAACTCATGATGCGCATCCTGGACAATCCATACATCCGAGTACGGATTGGTCTGGTTGGCGGCGAGTTGCTCCGCAATTGGATAAGGCGCCTTCTCGTCCTCTGTACCATGGATGAAGAAAATCGGGAACGGATAATCTTTCTTTTTCACTTCCTGGTATGGAATCTGTTGTAATCCGGTACCATTCAGAACAGGGAACAACAGTTTCATGATCTCCAGTGTAGGCTGACGCGGGAGATCGATCTGGTTGTGAATGTTGTGGTACAGCGTATCTGGCTCCAGCAGGAACGCACTGTCCAGAATCATTGCATCCACTTCCTTCGTAATCAGTCCGGTTTGTAACGCTGTACCGGCACCCATCGAGAAGCCCCAGACAACCAGTTCCTGCGCACCACGTTGCTTGGCGAACTGGATGGCACCCAGCAATTGCTGTGACTCAGCTTTGCCACCTGTGGCTACAGCTTTGTTCACTTGAGAAGCGAAGCCGTAATCGAACATCACCACGTTGAACCCAAGTTGATGGGCATAGTGTGCCAGGTCATACATGGGTACCCATGTTTCTTCACGATTAGCACCATAGCCGTGACTGAAAATAATCGTTTTGCTTGCAGCATTGTCAGCAGGAATATACCATCCCTGCATCGTGCGGCTGCCATCTGCTGCCGGGAACGTGATGTCTTCATACTTCATGTTCTTGGCTTGCATCGGATTGGAGAAGACAGGCGCTACCGTTGGATTGGATAATACCCATGCGATATAACCATGCAGTGCAATAAAACAAAACAGTAGAAAAAATACAACGGAGAGCAGCAACGCTACGATAATATGTTTGAACCGAATCAGCCTCGGTGATAGGGAAGAGGGCAGATCGGACACT
This Paenibacillus xylanexedens DNA region includes the following protein-coding sequences:
- a CDS encoding lipoate--protein ligase family protein, with the translated sequence MSVPSHSDQPVQPEKGLQADQQASMRLQIWETPLMRQGSSVLEAFAWEEVMCRRVGAGHLPVAHIWRHPDAFVAGLRDRRLPQAVEAMEQIRSQGTAVCVRPSGGAAVPLNPGVVNVSLILPNPGHAINIHDDFREMASIIAESLKPWSNQAQTGEVQGAFCPGDYDVSVGGLKFCGIAQRRQAKAYIITAFIIVDGQGDQLAADVRQFYQHAAGGASEGYPDVQPGTMASLNELAGVPSAAAYTAALVRTLRDRYPQAETSRVLSVGSEEVRLIAEQMKLRYD
- a CDS encoding HD-GYP domain-containing protein; protein product: MKYVNVESVEAGELLGKTVYSSNGTVLLSAGVQLTVYMVNTLKRIGVTMLYIQDEAYKDVDAEDILDETTKRAIINEMSVTLESIRSGKDWSPRKVALSIEKLLNDVLNGREMLVQLTDIRTKDNAQYVHAMNVCLLSSVIGLNMGLNYNQLKDLAVGALLHDIGKVGEPPGSGSAANSSLHHTWRGFEVIKNKREFSLLVAHTALQHHEHVDGTGMPRGIKGSDIHLFARIVSVANIYDNLINGLSKDSLMPHEACEEMMALSGTKLDRDILIEFNKSVSVYPNGTAVRLSTKETGVIVRQHRGLPGRPVIRVARGSTRYSLDVVEIDLAQHTTVFIEAVMT
- the folE gene encoding GTP cyclohydrolase I FolE, which codes for MAGVKDYLNSKVSDNREKIEYHVEQILKLIGEDSTREGLLETPARVTRMYEEIFGGYEVDPRDVLGVTFDENHEELVIVKDIVYYSQCEHHMAPFFGKVHIGYIPSGKIVGLSKMARLVEAVTRRLQVQERITSQIADILTEAVEPHGVMVVVEGEHLCMCSRGVKKPGSKTVTSAVRGSFRENPAQRAEFLSLMKD
- a CDS encoding Fe-Mn family superoxide dismutase, with the protein product MNWYEYGHLLPLRTLEEIRFWKEQEKEHTLVIRALVPDLEPPYVKLLEEWEVTFANSERVANQLLKQLLPATHPPAPYMVRCIDQLVLAARQQSREFIKQLYVLLEQSAAVQAVPLAKVLILHFIRESEYFLGVLDTLGQPGILRETDSEPSLFLENALHTSGPGSIHRQASEAPTSPEGNVNAPAGSAHIQSATIQPPSTGTTQATPSSTAPPVKEKPVPIGGHTLPPLPYAYNALEPHIDELTMRIHHDKHHQSYVDGLNVAEKKLAESRKKNNFELIKHWERELAFNGAGHYLHTIFWTIMNPAGGGKPSGMLAEQIKRDFGSYEAFKNQFTEAANKVEGSGWAMLVWSPRAHRLEILQAEKHQNLSQSDIVPLLPLDVWEHAYYLKHQNERKKYIEDWWNVVYWPAVAERYETARKLLWPPY
- a CDS encoding YneF family protein, with protein sequence MDIVIPIITLIVGLVGGFFIGVFYLRKQLEKMQSNPDMLQKMAKQMGYNLNGKQMQRAQQMMKNQQPGAKMPQPQQHPARKSSGRRK
- a CDS encoding alpha/beta hydrolase, with protein sequence MYQSSQSEAPLQTKVSDLPSSLSPRLIRFKHIIVALLLSVVFFLLFCFIALHGYIAWVLSNPTVAPVFSNPMQAKNMKYEDITFPAADGSRTMQGWYIPADNAASKTIIFSHGYGANREETWVPMYDLAHYAHQLGFNVVMFDYGFASQVNKAVATGGKAESQQLLGAIQFAKQRGAQELVVWGFSMGAGTALQTGLITKEVDAMILDSAFLLEPDTLYHNIHNQIDLPRQPTLEIMKLLFPVLNGTGLQQIPYQEVKKKDYPFPIFFIHGTEDEKAPYPIAEQLAANQTNPYSDVWIVQDAHHELIFREHPKEYLRRVSTFLSHVTKTSSDDVQNTNNGE